A window of Massilia sp. NR 4-1 genomic DNA:
AAGCCTTGCAAGCCGTCGCCATGGCCCTGCTGCAATTTACACCCCAGGTAGCGGAGGGTGAGGAAGCGACCCTGCTGCTGGACGTGGGCGCCAGCCTGCGCCTGTTCGGCGGCATCCGCAGCTTATGCCGCAAGGTGCGCCACAGCTTGCGCGCGCTCGGCTACAGCGCGCGTCTTAGCACGGCGCCCACCGCGCGCGGCGCCTGGCTGCTGGCGCGCAGCGGGGCAGGGCGCGCGCTGAAGCTGTCCACGCTGGAACGCAAGCTGGATGGCCTGCCTGTGAGCCTGCTGCCGCCGCTGCGGCCGTATTTGGGCTGGCTGGAAGGCATCGGCTGTCTGACCCTGGGCGAGCTGGGACGGCTGCCGCGTCCCGGCCTGCAGCGCCGCTGCGGCGCCGCCGTGCTGGAGATGCAGGATGCCGCGCGCGGTGAACGTCCCGAAATGTTTGAGTGGATTGAAGCACCGGCCAGCTTCCGCGCCCGACTCGAACTGTTCGACCGCATCGACGACGCGGCCTTGCTGCTGTCCGGCGCCTGCCGCCTGTTGCAGCAGCTGTGCGGCTGGCTGTGCGCGCGCCACTTTGCCGTCGAACGCATCCGCCTGTCGCTGGAGCATGAACGGGGAAGAGTGGCACGGCCGCCGACCGCGATCGAAATCGCCCTGGCCGAGCCGGTGTGGCGCGACGAGCATCTGCTGCGCCTGCTGAAAGAACGGCTGGCCAAGACCCAGCTCGAAGCCCACGTCATCGGTTTGACGCTGGAAGCGCCCGACGTCAAACCGATGGCGCCGCTCAGCGACACCTTGTTCCCCGAGCCGGGTGGCAGCAAGGAAGACCGCCAGCGTCTGTTCGAACTGCTGGTGGCGCGGCTGGGGACGGAGAATGTGCTGCAACCCTCGCCGCGCGCCGACTACCGCCCCGAGCATGCCAACGCCTGGGTGCCGGTGCAGGAAAAATTGCGTCCCGCCCAGGTGCAAGCGCAGATGCCGCCGCAGCGCCTGCCCCGTCCCGCCTGGCTATTGGCCAAGCCGATCGAGCTGATCCTGCGCGAGCACCGTCCCTATTACAACTCCCCGCTGCGCACGGTCTCGCCGGCCGAGCGCATCGAAGGCGGCTGGTGGAACGGCACCGAAGCACGCGACTACTTCGTCGCCGAAGGCCGGGACCACGCCTACTACTGGATCTACCGCGAACGCCTGGGCGGCGCCGCCACTCCCCGCTGGTATCTGCACGGCATGTTCGGCTAAAACGCAGGCCCATGGCCGAGCCAGTGTCCACCTTGGTGCCTGGCAGCAAGGCGGACAAGGACTGGGCTGTGGGGGCTTATTTGCGCGGTTGGAGGATGGCTTCGAGGCGGTCGGGCGTGCCTTCGATGCGTTCCAGGCGCGGATACTTCAGGCCGCCGTGGTAGTCGAGGCTGACGGTGCGGTAGTGGCTGCCGCGCTTGAGCAGCAGCTCGATCGGCTTGCTGTCGGTCTTGGCGGCGGTGACGGCCTTGCGCAGTACATCAGCCTTGTAGGCGCGGCCGTTCACGGCCAGCAGCACGGTGCCGCCGGCCAGGCCGGCCTTGAAGCCGACGCCATCCCATTGGATCGACTCGATCTTGCCTTCGGCACCCACCGAGAAGCCCAGCGAGTACTGAAAGTCGGCGCTGCGGCTGCGCTCTTCGACCATCTTCAGGAAGTCGGTCGGCTTGTCGCTGTAGGCCAGCTTCCAGCCGGCGCGCTTGAAGCCGTCCAGCGGCGCCGGGCCGTTTTCGTCCAGGCGGCTGCGCAGGAAGGGCGCCCAATCGTAAGGCTGGATGGCGTTGAGCGCCTTCACCACGTCTTCGAACTGGTAGAAGTTGGCGAAACGGTTGCCGTCGGCGATGCCGAAGAAGTCGCGCGCGAAGTTGTCGAGCGAGCGCTTGTCGCCGGACAGTTCGCGGATTTTGGTGTCGACGTCGAGCCAGATCAGCGCGCCCTCGGTATAGTAGTCCTCGCTGCGCTGCCAGCTGTTCCAGCCTTGCGGACGGCGCGCGTTGACGATCGGGTCGTTGGTGGTGTCCTGCACCGGACGCCAGCTGCGGCCCGCCATATTGTCGTAGCGCGCCGCCATCGAGGCCAGCACGTCGCGCACGTGGGCCAGCTTCACCAGGCCGGAGCGCGCGGCCAGCACATTGCCCCAGTACTGGGTCTGGCCTTCGTACACCCACAGCAGGTCGTTCTGCAGCGGCGTGTTGAAGTTGGGGACGTCCTGTCCGGCTGGCCGGCGGAACTTGCCGTTCCACGAGTGCGTGAATTCATGCGGCAGCAGGGCGCGTCCCGCTTCGCTCTTGGTCCAGTCGCTGAAGTAATCGAGCTTGACGCCGTTTTCGCTGGACTCGTGATGTTCGCGTCCCACGCCGCCGAATTCCTCGCTCAGCGACAGCAGGAAGTCGTAGTGGCGGTAGTGCTGGGAGTTGAACAGCTTGTAGGCCTGCTTGACCAGGTTGCGGTGCGCCTCGATCTGTTCGGGCTTGGTTTCCAGCGCCTCCGCGTTGTCGGCCACCACGTTCAGGTGCACCGGCAGCTTGGCGCCCGGATCGAGGTCGAAACGCTTGAAGTGGCGGCCCGCGAACAGCGGCGAGTCGATGAAGGTTTCCAGATCGGTGGTCTTGAATACCAGGTCGTCGCCCTTGCGCTCGGCCAGTTCCAGCGCGCTGCCGTATTGCCAGTCCTTCGGCACGGAGAGCGTGGTCTGGATTGGAATGCGGCGCGTGAAATAGCCGGCCGGGTAAAGCGTCATCGACTGCCATTGCACGCCGAGGATGTCGGTGGTCATGGTGGTGCGGCCCTGGCTCGCATCGGTCGGCGACAGGTATTGGTACTCGATTTCCAGCTGCGATGCGCCTTGCGGCACGTCCAGGTGGAAGGCATGCACGTGCACGTTGTCGCGGCGCCATGCGACATGTTTGCCGTTGGCCGTGATCTTCAGGCCGGCGAACTGGTTCAACGCGCCGCTCGGGCCGTGATTGGCCGGCACCCATTGCGGATACAGCAGCGTCAATTTGCCCGGTGCGACGGGGATGCTTTGCCGGACGCGGAAGATGTTCTGCGCAGTGTCGGAAGCATCGACCTTCATCACGATGGTGCCGGGATAAGCCTGGTCGACGGGAACGGGGATGGGCTCGGCCTTGGCCTCGGCCTGCGCCTGCAGGGCAGTGGCCAGCAGCGTGGCGAGCAGGGCGCGCTTGATGAAAGGAGAAATCATTTCATTCCTAAAGGAAACTCAAGCGGCCGAGTGTAACATGCACCCCGCTTAGGAATGTTACAAAACGTAACGCTGAATTTTTCTATTTGACGCACTCTTGAAAACCCTGGACCGCAGCCGTATATCGGAATCAGCGGTTGCCCAGATGGGGACCGCGGGACATATCGCTTAACTTGAAAAGGATATACATCATGCGTAACTTCGACCTGACTCCCCTGTACCGCAGCGCTATCGGTTTCGACCGCCTGGCCCAAATGCTGAACGACGCCCAACGCAGCGACACCCAGCCCAGCTATCCCCCTTACAATATCGAACTGGTGACGGAGGACCAATACCGTATCGTGATGGCGCTGGCCGGCTTCGACCGCAGCGAGATCGATATCACCACCGAACGCGAATCGCTGCAGATCGTCGGCCGCAAGCAGCGCGACGGCGCGGAGCGCACCTATCTGCACCGCGGCATCGCCGCCCGCGATTTCGAGCAGCGCTTCCAGCTGGCCAACCATGTGAAAGTCACCGGCGCCTCCTTCAAGGACGGCATGCTCACCATCGAACTGGTGCGTGAAATTCCGGAAGCGCTGAAGCCGCGCAAAATCGCCATCGACGGCGTGAACGCCAACGTGGAAGTCCTGGAACAACGCCAGGCAGCGTAAGGCTTAACAGCCCTTAGCAGCAAGCAAAGGCCGGTCTTCCGGCCTTTCTGCATTGCGTGTCGCCATTTCGGCTTTTGTAGCGGGCTTTCCGGGTTTTTCGCGCCGCGTATCATTAAGCAGCGCCTAAGACTGATGGCCCATATTGGTAACATCTAAACTTCAATCACCAAGGAGTGCGGAAAATGCGCAAAACTCTTCTCGGATCGATGACTACCAAACGACTGATTCTGGCCCTGACCGCCGCCGGCATCCTCGGCGCAGGCGCCGCCATTGCAGTACAACAGAATGCGGCGCATCAAGCGGCCGCGCCCGTGCCCGCCATGAATGCCGCCGCCGGCGCTCCCGCCCCCGTGCCTGCGCCGATGATCGCGCTGCCGGACTTCAGCGTGATCGCTTCGCGCAACGGTCCGGCCGTGGTGAACATCAGCGTCACCGGCAGCACCAAGGCTTCGTACGAGGGACGCGGCGAACCGTTCGCCGACGATCCCTTCTTTGAATTCTTCCGCCGCTTCCAGGGACCGCAGCAGCGCGGCCAGCGCGATGTTCCGAGCCATGGCGTCGGTTCCGGCTTTATCGTCAGCGCCGACGGCACCATCCTGACCAATGCCCACGTGGTGCGCGATGCGCGCGAGGTGACGGTCAAGCTGACCGACCGCCGCGAATTCCGCGCCAAGGTGCTCGGCTCCGATCCGAAAACCGATGTGGCCGTGCTGAAGATCGACGCGAAAAATCTGCCGGTGGTGCCGCTGGGCCGCTCCACCGAACTGAAAGTGGGCGAGTGGGTGCTGGCCATCGGTTCGCCGTTCGGTCTGGAAAGCACCGTGACCGCCGGCGTGGTCAGTGCCAAGGGCCGTTCCCTGCCGGACGACAGCAATGTGCCTTTCATCCAGA
This region includes:
- a CDS encoding M61 family metallopeptidase is translated as MISPFIKRALLATLLATALQAQAEAKAEPIPVPVDQAYPGTIVMKVDASDTAQNIFRVRQSIPVAPGKLTLLYPQWVPANHGPSGALNQFAGLKITANGKHVAWRRDNVHVHAFHLDVPQGASQLEIEYQYLSPTDASQGRTTMTTDILGVQWQSMTLYPAGYFTRRIPIQTTLSVPKDWQYGSALELAERKGDDLVFKTTDLETFIDSPLFAGRHFKRFDLDPGAKLPVHLNVVADNAEALETKPEQIEAHRNLVKQAYKLFNSQHYRHYDFLLSLSEEFGGVGREHHESSENGVKLDYFSDWTKSEAGRALLPHEFTHSWNGKFRRPAGQDVPNFNTPLQNDLLWVYEGQTQYWGNVLAARSGLVKLAHVRDVLASMAARYDNMAGRSWRPVQDTTNDPIVNARRPQGWNSWQRSEDYYTEGALIWLDVDTKIRELSGDKRSLDNFARDFFGIADGNRFANFYQFEDVVKALNAIQPYDWAPFLRSRLDENGPAPLDGFKRAGWKLAYSDKPTDFLKMVEERSRSADFQYSLGFSVGAEGKIESIQWDGVGFKAGLAGGTVLLAVNGRAYKADVLRKAVTAAKTDSKPIELLLKRGSHYRTVSLDYHGGLKYPRLERIEGTPDRLEAILQPRK
- a CDS encoding DNA polymerase Y family protein, which gives rise to MRLWIGLHLPRLPLEVFSPRWSVDTGIVVLEQEAVLAASPLARAAGVRPGMRRAGALMMAPEAQLYERAPLREAEALQAVAMALLQFTPQVAEGEEATLLLDVGASLRLFGGIRSLCRKVRHSLRALGYSARLSTAPTARGAWLLARSGAGRALKLSTLERKLDGLPVSLLPPLRPYLGWLEGIGCLTLGELGRLPRPGLQRRCGAAVLEMQDAARGERPEMFEWIEAPASFRARLELFDRIDDAALLLSGACRLLQQLCGWLCARHFAVERIRLSLEHERGRVARPPTAIEIALAEPVWRDEHLLRLLKERLAKTQLEAHVIGLTLEAPDVKPMAPLSDTLFPEPGGSKEDRQRLFELLVARLGTENVLQPSPRADYRPEHANAWVPVQEKLRPAQVQAQMPPQRLPRPAWLLAKPIELILREHRPYYNSPLRTVSPAERIEGGWWNGTEARDYFVAEGRDHAYYWIYRERLGGAATPRWYLHGMFG
- a CDS encoding Hsp20 family protein is translated as MRNFDLTPLYRSAIGFDRLAQMLNDAQRSDTQPSYPPYNIELVTEDQYRIVMALAGFDRSEIDITTERESLQIVGRKQRDGAERTYLHRGIAARDFEQRFQLANHVKVTGASFKDGMLTIELVREIPEALKPRKIAIDGVNANVEVLEQRQAA